One window of the Bacteroidia bacterium genome contains the following:
- a CDS encoding tetratricopeptide repeat protein — translation MRITFTILFLFLTAFVFSQDNPAKARKLYEEGIKMMEEGKLAEASSKIREAKSLDPQNLDLKYVEAYLFYKKKQYPEAISNLEAFIKSGNANSNTYKLLGNCYELKGERLKAIETYRLGLKAFPNSGEMLMEMGLVEMFNKNYKIALEYFEKGIKTDPSYASNYYWAAKLYNQSSEKVWVMVYGEMFMNIERNTDRTIDMGMLLFDLYKDAFVNKPDTAKYLQLTQMWLKAEAKSGTLIKPKATRTFEQTFTECMSQNTIQKNFNLGVLANYRNNFLTDWFNENRQKAFPNALFAYLKKMKDEGKFEMYNYWLFQEGDQQFMATWYEKNQAKFTEFLAWFSDNPMKVDSENKVYRLQYWK, via the coding sequence ATGAGGATTACTTTTACTATTTTATTTCTATTTCTTACTGCATTTGTTTTTTCCCAAGATAATCCGGCTAAGGCCAGAAAACTTTATGAGGAAGGAATAAAAATGATGGAGGAGGGGAAGCTGGCAGAAGCTTCTTCAAAAATTAGAGAAGCCAAAAGCCTGGACCCTCAAAACCTGGATTTAAAATATGTAGAAGCTTATTTATTTTACAAAAAGAAACAATATCCGGAAGCCATTTCCAATTTAGAGGCATTTATTAAATCAGGTAATGCTAATTCGAATACTTATAAGTTATTAGGGAATTGTTATGAATTAAAAGGGGAGAGGTTGAAAGCCATTGAAACCTATCGACTTGGTTTAAAAGCATTTCCAAATTCAGGAGAAATGTTGATGGAAATGGGCTTGGTAGAAATGTTTAATAAGAATTACAAAATAGCTTTGGAATATTTTGAGAAAGGAATAAAAACCGATCCATCTTATGCTTCAAACTACTATTGGGCAGCAAAGCTTTATAACCAAAGTTCAGAAAAGGTATGGGTAATGGTTTATGGCGAAATGTTTATGAATATTGAACGTAATACGGATCGAACCATCGATATGGGAATGTTGTTGTTTGATTTGTATAAGGATGCTTTCGTAAATAAACCTGATACGGCTAAATACCTTCAACTAACTCAAATGTGGCTTAAAGCGGAGGCAAAATCCGGAACCCTCATAAAACCTAAAGCTACACGCACCTTTGAACAAACTTTTACGGAATGTATGAGTCAAAATACCATTCAGAAAAATTTCAATCTGGGGGTTTTGGCTAATTATCGCAATAACTTTTTAACCGATTGGTTCAATGAAAACCGTCAAAAGGCTTTCCCTAATGCACTCTTTGCATACCTCAAAAAAATGAAGGATGAAGGAAAGTTCGAGATGTATAATTATTGGTTATTTCAGGAAGGGGATCAACAGTTTATGGCAACCTGGTACGAGAAAAATCAAGCTAAATTTACGGAGTTTCTAGCCTGGTTTTCTGATAATCCTATGAAAGTGGATTCGGA